In Lachnospiraceae bacterium, one DNA window encodes the following:
- the secY gene encoding preprotein translocase subunit SecY, whose protein sequence is MFKTIRNAFKVKELRGKILYTFMMLVVIRFGCQLPIPGIETSFFANWFAKQTTDVFGFFNAMTGGSFSSMSIFALSITPYITSSIIIQLLTIAIPKLEEMQKDGEEGRKKIQEYTRYTTVGLALLESSAMAIGFGRQGLLLDYNAWNVIIAIVTMTTGSALLMWIGEQITDKGVGNGISIVLLFNILSSVPDDMRSLYYRFIFGQSFATMAVAVLLIAVVLIAMVVFVVVLNDAERRIPVQYSKKMVGRKMVGGQASNIPLKVNTAGVMPVIFASSIMSFPVVIAQFFTVDYSSIGGKILTMLNSGSWCKPSQPIYSVGLIIYIVLLFVFAYFYTSITFNPLEVANNMKKQGGFIPGIRPGKPTSDYLNKILNYIVFIGAVGLTIVAIVPILASGLLDVSRISFSGTSLIIIVGVVLETIKAVESQMLVRYYKGFLND, encoded by the coding sequence ATGTTCAAAACGATCAGAAACGCTTTTAAGGTAAAAGAACTTCGTGGTAAGATTCTGTATACCTTTATGATGCTGGTAGTCATTCGATTTGGCTGCCAGCTGCCTATTCCGGGAATTGAGACATCATTCTTTGCGAATTGGTTTGCAAAACAGACAACCGATGTGTTCGGTTTCTTTAATGCAATGACTGGTGGGTCATTTTCATCCATGTCCATTTTTGCATTAAGCATTACACCGTACATCACTTCTTCCATTATCATCCAGCTGCTTACAATTGCTATTCCAAAACTGGAAGAGATGCAGAAGGATGGTGAAGAAGGCAGAAAGAAAATTCAGGAATACACCCGATATACCACAGTAGGACTTGCACTTCTGGAATCAAGTGCCATGGCAATTGGTTTCGGACGTCAGGGACTTCTTCTGGATTATAATGCATGGAACGTGATCATAGCGATCGTCACTATGACAACAGGAAGTGCACTGTTGATGTGGATCGGTGAGCAGATCACTGACAAGGGTGTAGGAAATGGTATTTCTATCGTGCTTCTGTTTAACATCCTGTCAAGCGTTCCCGATGATATGAGAAGCCTTTACTATCGTTTTATTTTTGGTCAGTCCTTCGCTACAATGGCAGTAGCAGTCCTGCTGATCGCAGTAGTACTCATTGCTATGGTAGTTTTTGTAGTCGTTTTAAATGATGCAGAGAGAAGGATACCAGTTCAGTATTCAAAGAAGATGGTAGGACGTAAGATGGTAGGCGGCCAGGCCTCAAACATTCCGTTAAAGGTCAACACTGCAGGTGTTATGCCGGTTATCTTTGCATCTTCCATTATGTCTTTCCCTGTTGTAATTGCCCAGTTCTTTACAGTTGATTACAGCTCTATCGGTGGAAAGATCTTAACAATGCTGAATTCCGGTTCATGGTGCAAACCATCCCAGCCGATCTATTCTGTCGGTTTGATAATTTATATCGTACTGTTGTTCGTGTTTGCTTACTTCTATACATCGATTACCTTTAATCCGTTGGAAGTTGCTAACAATATGAAGAAGCAGGGAGGCTTCATTCCCGGCATTCGTCCCGGCAAGCCCACCAGCGATTATTTAAATAAGATTTTGAATTATATTGTTTTCATTGGTGCAGTTGGCCTTACGATCGTAGCAATCGTCCCGATCCTTGCATCCGGACTTTTAGATGTGAGCCGTATCTCATTTTCAGGTACCTCACTGATCATCATTGTAGGCGTAGTACTGGAGACAATCAAAGCAGTAGAATCTCAGATGCTTGTGCGTTATTATAAGGGATTTTTGAACGATTAA